In Rhodopirellula islandica, a single window of DNA contains:
- a CDS encoding DoxX family protein, translating into MAQSETTMNDQDKLPGRISFSLLTLRIGVGIVFLMWTLDKLLNPEHAAGIFERYYLTPGLGASLMVGVGIVQMVLVVSFLSGFLRTWTYGLITILHTVSTVSCYKQYMNPWEKPNLLFFAAFPMLAACISLWLLRELDTWTVDSWWKSKKGTVATEDEPQPIS; encoded by the coding sequence ATGGCTCAATCGGAAACCACGATGAACGACCAAGACAAGCTGCCCGGACGGATTTCATTCTCCTTGCTGACACTTCGCATCGGAGTTGGGATCGTGTTCCTGATGTGGACCTTGGACAAGCTTCTCAATCCGGAACACGCTGCAGGCATTTTCGAGCGGTACTATCTGACGCCTGGTCTTGGAGCGTCGTTGATGGTTGGCGTGGGCATCGTGCAGATGGTTTTGGTCGTGTCGTTTCTCAGTGGATTTCTTCGCACGTGGACCTACGGGTTGATCACGATACTGCACACCGTTTCAACCGTCAGTTGCTACAAGCAGTACATGAATCCCTGGGAAAAGCCGAACCTGTTGTTCTTTGCGGCGTTTCCGATGTTGGCGGCATGCATCTCGCTCTGGTTGCTCCGTGAGCTTGATACCTGGACGGTCGACAGCTGGTGGAAAAGTAAAAAGGGAACGGTGGCCACGGAGGACGAGCCCCAACCAATCAGCTGA